One genomic window of Coregonus clupeaformis isolate EN_2021a chromosome 12, ASM2061545v1, whole genome shotgun sequence includes the following:
- the LOC121578090 gene encoding differentially expressed in FDCP 6 homolog yields MELRAELLKSIWYAFTSLDVEKSGKVSKSQLKVLSHNLYTALNIPHNPVALEDHFRDDDDGPVSNQGYMPYLNKFILDKVVEGTFDKENVDEFCWTLCAKKNYQPKNGVSVLPDKDAFHLWCLFNFLSEDKYPLILAPEEVEYLLKKICLAMSVELSCVDIEDFISQEAVQQSGITVWAFLDFVNTGRLTRGVEKDSVTMAIDKVYQEIVGNIIKEGYLWKKGHLRRNWNERWFSLRPSTLHYYVSEDHKECKGCIELDHNCFVEVLPEKEGKRCMFCVKTLTKTYEMSASDTKQRQEWTTAIQTAIRLCVEGKNSLHKDLKLRRREHREEKERRRTAKEEELQRLCLLQGERESKLAELELLQEAQRHSQAALLQEEQKRRQKHEELQRTLQEQLQQAEEVRYNMQAEMALKEAETDRQRKRIRELEETQLRLEEALHQEIRARQNEEAYRLAQARLLVDEEEKMKVLLALQEEQEQYILKTQREKQELRQEMVTKSQALEEAQHQLEKVRASRHRMDQDIATAQRKLRQASTSVKHWNVQMNRLMHPIGPGERRLSLGCSAVPVVSVPSLHDPSLCLYHQRSEIEREKERERENEQENIEEKEREERVSIIGREERRLSQASNGDMDCA; encoded by the exons ATGGAGTTGAGAGCTGAACTGCTGAAGTCCATCTGGTATGCCTTCACCTCTCTGGACGTGGAGAAGAGTGGGAAGGTGTCCAAGTCCCAGCTAAAg GTTTTGTCTCATAACCTGTACACTGCGCTGAACATCCCCCACAACCCTGTGGCTCTAGAGGACCACTTcagagatgatgatgatgggcCGGTGTCCAACCAGGGGTACATGCCCTACCTCAACAAATTTATACTGGACAAG GTGGttgagggcacgtttgataaggAGAATGTAGATGAGTTCTGCTGGACTCTCTGTGCCAAAAAGAACTACCAGCCTAAAAATGGCGTGAGTGTTCTGCCTGATAAAGACGCTTTCCatctctggtgcctcttcaactTCTTGTCTGAAGACAAGTATCCACTGATCCTGGCCCCTGAGGAG GTGGAATACCTCCTGAAGAAGATCTGCTTAGCCATGAGTGTGGAGCTTAGCTGTGTGGACATTGAGGATTTCATATCCCAGGAGGCTGTGCAGCAGAGCGGCATCACAGTGTGGGCCTTCCTGGACTTTGTCAACACCGGGAGGCTGACCAGAGGTGTGGAGAAGGACTCTGTCACCATGGCGATAGACAAGGTCTACCAGGAGATAGTGGGCAATATCATAAAAGAG GGGTATCTGTGGAAGAAGGGCCACTTGCGTAGGAACTGGAACGAGCGCTGGTTCTCTCTCCGGCCCAGTACTCTGCATTACTACGTCAGTGAAGACCACAAGGAGTGTAAAGGCTGTATCGAGCTGGACCACAACTGCTTTGTGGAG GTGCTACcagagaaggagggaaagaggtGTATGTTCTGTGTGAAGACGCTCACTAAGACCTACGAGATGAGCGCCTCCGACACCAAGCAGAGACAGGAGTGGACCACAG CGATCCAGACAGCGATCCGTCTGTGTGTAGAGGGGAAGAACTCCCTGCATAAGGACCTGAAGCTGCGACGCAGAGAGcacagggaggagaaggagaggaggcgcACCGCCAAGGAGGAGGAGCTACAACGTCTGTGCCTCCtccagggggagagggagagcaagctGGCTGAGCTGGAGCtcctacag GAGGCGCAGAGGCACTCCCAGGCAGCTCTGCTGCAGGAGGAGCAGAAGAGGAGACAGAAACATGAGGAGCTGCAGAGAACCCTGCAGGAGCAGCTACAGCAGGCTGAGGAG GTGCGATACAACATGCAGGCGGAGATGGCCCTGAAGGAGGCGGAGACAGACCGCCAGCGGAAGAGGATCAGGGAGCTGGAGGAGACGCAGCTCCGCCtggaggaggccctgcaccaggAGATCAGAGCTAGACAGAACGAGGAGGCCTACCGCCTCGCACaggccag GCTGCTGGTGGATGAGGAGGAGAAGATGAAGGTCCTGCTGGCCCTCCAAGAGGAACAGGAGCAGTACATCCTGAAGacccagagagagaagcaggagcTCAGGCAGGAGATGGTAACCAAGTCCCAGGCTTTGGAGGAGGCCCAACACCAGCTGGAGAAGGTTCGGGCCAGCCGGCACAGAATGGACCAGGACATTGCA ACTGCTCAGAGGAAGCTGCGGCAGGCCAGCACCAGTGTCAAACACTGGAACGTCCAGATGAACAGACTGATGCATCCTATTGGACCGGGAG agAGAAGACTCTCACTTGGATGCTCAGCGGTTCCGGTTGTGAGTGTGCCCTCCCTACATGACCCAAGCCTATGCCTGTACCATCAGAGGAgcgagatagagagggagaaggagagagagagagagaatgagcagGAGAACATAGAGGAGAAGGAGCGTGAGGAGAGAGTGAGCAtcatagggagagaggagaggcgtcTGTCTCAAGCCTCCAATGGGGACATGGACTGTGCCTGA